Genomic DNA from Natrinema saccharevitans:
GCCGGTCTCCTCGAGCCAGGCGGCGACGACCGAGGCGAAGGCCTCGTTGACCTCGAACAGATCGATGTCGCCGACCGACATGTCGGCCTGCTCGAGGACGTTCTCGGTGGCCGGAATCGGTCCCTTGAGCATCGTCACGGGGTCGACGCCGACGACCTCGGTCTGGACGATGCGGGCCATCGGGTCCCAGCCGTGTGCCTCGGCGGCCGCCTCGCTCGCGATCAGCAACGCGGCCGAGCCGTCGACGATCCCCGAGGAGTTTCCGGGGTGGTGAAAGCCCTCGCCCTCCTCGCGGAACGACAGCGGCAGTTCCGAGAGGGTTTCCATATCGGTTCCGGGACGGGGGTGTTCGTCCTGTTCGACGACCACCTCTTCCCCGTCGAGTTCGGTCTCGACCGGCGTGATCTGGTCATCGTAGCGGTCCCCGTCCCAGGCCTCCTTCCAGCGCCGTTGGGAGTCGACGGCGATCTCGTCGAGTTGCTCGCGCGTGAACCCATACTCCTCGGCGATGCGTTCGGCGCCTTCGCCTTGGTGGGTCAGCTCGTCGAAGTGTTCGAAGTAGGTGTCGGTGACGGATTCCGATCCGTCGGCGCCGGCGACGCCGTCCGACCCCATCGGCACGCGGGTCATGTGTTCGACCCCGCCCGCGATGAGGACGTCGTGCTGGCCGGCCATGACGTTCGCCGCGGCGAAGTTCGCCGCCTGCTGGCCCGATCCGCACATCCGATTGAGTTGGACGCCCGGAACGATATCGCCCCAGCCGGCGACCATCGGTGCGATTCTGGCGATGTTTAACCCCTGTTCGTCCGTCGGCGTTACGCAGCCGTAGATGACGTCTTCGACCGTCTCCGGCTCGAAGTCGTTGCGCTCGCGCAGCGCCTCGAGGGGTTCGGCCGCGAGGTCCTGAGGATGGGTGTCGCGGAACGATCCGTCTCGTTTTCCGAACGGCGTCCGAACTGCGTCGACGATAACTGCGTTTCTTATTGTCACGTGTCTCGTTAACTACCGGCTCGGTAATAGGCTTTGTTCCCGTTCGTCGCGGTAGACGGTCCTCTTAGCGTCTCGTTCGATCGTTTATCGACACCATGTGACGTTATAACAACTAACGCTCCCGTTGGCTTTCCGGCGGACTTGACCGCGAATCGGACGATCAAATAACGAACTAAGTCAGTTATCTTTTCGACCGGTGTTGTGGATCCAAACACCGACTATTGTATATGGTATCTAATATCGAACTGACGTTCCACATACGGAAGGCACCGAATCTGAGCCGCGCTTTCGAACGACTCGTCGCCCTGCGCATCGCGGCGTATACCGAACGAGCAGTCACCTCGGGAAGACGCGGCGACCGGCGAAGAAGGGGTTCGGTAACTGAGAGCGCCCCACGATCGCCTCGTTCGGTCGCGAGAGGCGTGTTACGAATCCGTGATCCCCGCTCGCTCGCGCAGCGTCTGACGGCGTACCTTGCCGGTAGACGTCTTCGGGAGTTCGTCGACGAATTCGATCGTCCGCGGGTATTCGTAGGGCGCGAGTCCGTCCTTGACACGGTCCCCGATCCGCTCTTTCAGTTCGGGCGTCTGTCGGTCCTCGTCGGTCGTGACGACGAACGCTTTCGGCACCGTCCCCCGCTCGTCGTCGGGGACCCCAATCACCGCGGCGTCCGCGACGGCGGGGTGATCCGCGATCGCCCCCTCGACCTCTTGGGGGCTTACGCGGTACCCCGACGTGATGATCACGTCGTCCTTGCGGCCCTCGAACGAGAAGAACCCGTCTTCGTCGACCGATCCCAGGTCCTCGGTCAACAGCCAACCGTTTCTGACTTTTCGGTCAGTCAGGTCCGGTTTCTCCCAGTACTCCTCGAAGCAGACCGGATTACCCTCGTATCGGACCGCAATTTCGCCGACCGTCCCCGGTTCGTCGATCGGCTCGGCGGTCTCGGGATCGACGATCGCCACCTCGTGGCCCGGGGCCGCGAGCCCCATCTTCCCGACTCGAGGCCGTTCCAGCGATCCGCAGTCGGCGACGACGAGGTTCGCCTCGGTCTGACCGTAGAGTTCTTCGACGGCTGCGCCGTCGAACGTCTCCTCCGCCCAGTCGACGACCCCCTCACCGACCGCCTCGCCGCCCGCGCCGACGCGCCGAACAGATTTCAGGTCGTATCGCTCCGCCGGTGCGTCGACTTGCATCATCATTCGCAGGGCGGTCGGCGGCGACCCGAGATCGGTCACTTCGTACCGCTCGAGGAGTTCGGACGCCGACTCGGCGTCGAACCGGTCGGCGTCGTACGCGACCACCGGCCGCCCGTAGTACAGCGCCGGCATCACGAGCGAGAACAGCGATCCGATCCACGACCACTCGACCGGCGTCCAGAACACGGTTCCGTCCGAGGTTCCCTCCTCGAGGAAGCTCTCGGCGAACGCCGGCAGGTGGCCGAGTAGCAGTCGTTGTGCGTGAAGCACTCCTTTGGGGTCGCCCGTGGTTCCGCTCGTGTAGATGAGGAGCGCATCGTCGTCAGCGTCAGTCGCCGCCGTTTCGAAGTCCTTCGGTGACCGCCGTTGCACTGAATCCCACGTCGTCTCGGTCGGAACCGGATCGCAGTCGACGGTCACCACCGTGTCCAGCGACGCGAGGTCGTCGCGGATCGAACGGAATGTTTCGACGCTCGAGTCGCCGACGACACAGGCCGTTGCGCGACAGTCGTCGAGTCGGACGCCCCGATTACTCCTCGAGCGCGGACCGCTTGATCTTGCCGCTGGCGGTCTTGGGAAGTTCGTCGAGGAACTCGACCTCGCGGGGGTACTCGTGTTTCGAGAGTTCGGACCGCGCGAACTCCTGCAGTTCCTCGCCCAGGTCGTCGCCGGGCTCGTGATCGCCGACGAGTGTGACGTACGCCTTGACGATCTCGCCGCGGGTCTCGTGGTCGACGCCGACGACCGCGGCCTCCTCGACCGCGGGATGGTCCAAGAGCGTTTCCTCGACCTCCGCGGGGCCGATCCGGTAGCCCGCCGAGATGATGACGTCGTCGGCCCGGCTGACGTACCAGTAGTAGCCGTCCTCGTCCCGCCGCGCCAGATCGCCGGTCCGGAGCCAGCGGCCCGTGAACGTCTCGAGGGTCGCTTCGGGTCGCCCCCAGTAGGATCCCCGCGCGTCCTCGTCGCGCTCGATCGCGATCTCGCCGACCTCGCCCTGCTCGACGCGGTCGCCGTCCTCGTCCACCAGCGCCACTTCCTCGCCCGGCGTCACCTTCCCCATACTCCCCGGCTTCACGTCCCAGTCATCGAACGCGAAGTTACAGATCGCCATGCCGACCTCGGTCAGTCCGTAGGCGTCCTGAGGCGGCGCGCCCAGCCCCTCCTCACACCAGACGACGGTCTCCTCGTCCAGCGACTCGCCGGCCGAAATCAGCACCCGGAGGTCGATGTCGTACTCCTCGAGATCCATCCCGGCGGCCCGCGCCTGCCGGAGCGCCGTCGGCGGGACCATGGCGTTATCGACGTCCCACTCCTCGAGAGTCTCGAAGAACGTGTGGGGATCGAACTCCCCGCAATAGCACCCGATCGCCGTCCCGCGGATCCCGGACATGATCGTTCCCATGTTGAGTCCGTACGACCACGACGGCGACGCGGCGACGAGATAGACGTCGTCCGGCCGCAAATCGACGACGTACTCCGTGTACGCGTACAGTTCGATCGGGCCGCGATGCGCACTGAGGACCCCCTTCGGCGGGCCGGTCGTCCCGGACGTGTACGTCAGCGTATAGGGATCGTTCGGATGCGTCTCGCCGGTCTCGAAGTCGTCGGAGCGGTCCCGGACCGCGTCGTAGTCGTCGACCGTCACGTCGCCGTCGAAGGCGCCGTCGCCCACACCGTCGACCGTGACAACGCGTTCGAGCGTCGAGGGTCCCGTCGGCGACCGCACACCCGTCCGCCGTCGTGAACAGGACGGCCGCCCCGGAGTCCTCGAGGCGATAGTTCAGTGCGTCGGGCCCGAACACCGGAGCGAGCGGCGTGTAGATCCGACCGGCTTTGATGGTTCCGAAGACGACGGCGTACAGTTCGAACCGCGTCGGCAGCATCGCACCGACCCGGTCGCCTCGATCGGTGTGTGTCTCCAGGTAGTTACTCACGTCGTTCGTCGCCGCGTCGAGTTCGGCGAAGGTGTAGGTGCGGGTCTCGCCGGTCTCGAAGTCCCGGATTCGAAGTCCGGTCGACGACGACGCGTGCCGACCCAACGCCTCCTCGGCGACGTTGAGTGCCTCTCTGTCGCCGACGTGTGCGTGTTCGTCCCAACTCTCGTCGGTCTCGTACCGATCGGAGATCGTTTCGTAGATGCTTCTATATGACCTACGGTACCACTTATCACGATATACGATATGGGTTTTTCGTCTGTCAGAAAAGCAGGATCGACCGGACGGGGACTGCGGT
This window encodes:
- a CDS encoding thiolase family protein, whose product is MRNAVIVDAVRTPFGKRDGSFRDTHPQDLAAEPLEALRERNDFEPETVEDVIYGCVTPTDEQGLNIARIAPMVAGWGDIVPGVQLNRMCGSGQQAANFAAANVMAGQHDVLIAGGVEHMTRVPMGSDGVAGADGSESVTDTYFEHFDELTHQGEGAERIAEEYGFTREQLDEIAVDSQRRWKEAWDGDRYDDQITPVETELDGEEVVVEQDEHPRPGTDMETLSELPLSFREEGEGFHHPGNSSGIVDGSAALLIASEAAAEAHGWDPMARIVQTEVVGVDPVTMLKGPIPATENVLEQADMSVGDIDLFEVNEAFASVVAAWLEETGASWEDVNVNGGAIAHGHPLGATGAMLLTKLAHELERTGQDTALSTMCIGFGQGIATILERV
- a CDS encoding AMP-binding enzyme, whose translation is MIITSGYRVSPQEVEGAIADHPAVADAAVIGVPDDERGTVPKAFVVTTDEDRQTPELKERIGDRVKDGLAPYEYPRTIEFVDELPKTSTGKVRRQTLRERAGITDS
- a CDS encoding acyl-CoA synthetase, with translation MGDGAFDGDVTVDDYDAVRDRSDDFETGETHPNDPYTLTYTSGTTGPPKGVLSAHRGPIELYAYTEYVVDLRPDDVYLVAASPSWSYGLNMGTIMSGIRGTAIGCYCGEFDPHTFFETLEEWDVDNAMVPPTALRQARAAGMDLEEYDIDLRVLISAGESLDEETVVWCEEGLGAPPQDAYGLTEVGMAICNFAFDDWDVKPGSMGKVTPGEEVALVDEDGDRVEQGEVGEIAIERDEDARGSYWGRPEATLETFTGRWLRTGDLARRDEDGYYWYVSRADDVIISAGYRIGPAEVEETLLDHPAVEEAAVVGVDHETRGEIVKAYVTLVGDHEPGDDLGEELQEFARSELSKHEYPREVEFLDELPKTASGKIKRSALEE